The region GTACGTTCACTGTACTGCCCACATATTTATCCTGCTCCAGCACCGCTGCTTCGGCCGCAACCGGCTCCCCATTCAGCAGAATGTCGAAGACGAAGGCGGAGGTGACATGGAAATCGAGCTTTTTGGTCTTCAGGGTCAAATGCCCGCCTTCTGGTCCGGCCTTCTTCTCCACCTCGTTCCAGAATTTCTCGTCATAGTTGGCATCCTTGTTCTTGATATCGCCGTCCAGGTAGGGGGTTACGGTGATTTCGCCGGAGAAGTTCAGCGGGCTGATGGAATAGCGGATCGCCCCGATCTCATGGCGGACCATGCTGACAATCCGGATGCTCTCTACCTTAACTTCTTTGCCGTCCCGGGTGGTTGCGGTGAAGCTGCGGGAGAGAGTGCCTTCCTTCATATTGAGTACCCGGCGGAACTCGCTGACTCTGCACTCTGCCAGATCCAGCGGCGTTCCGTCCAGCTCAATATTAATTCCAATCCAGTTGGTGCTGTTCAGCACTTTGGCAAAATACTCCGGGTACCCGTTCTTCCACCAGCCAACCCGTGTCTTGTCAGGGTAATAGACGCCAGCCATGTAGCTGCCTTGCAGGCTGGGTCCGCTGTACTGCTCCTCGAAGTTGGCTCTGCCGCCCATGTATCCGTTCCCGATACTAAATACGCTTTCGGATATTTCCTGGGTCTGCGGATCAAAGGACTCTTCGATAATGGACCATTCGTTGATTGTTAAGTATTGTTTCATGATTTTGGCTCCTTTAAGGGGGATGTGAAATGAACGGTGTGCTCCAGTCTTGCCGGTCCGTGCAGGCCGCTCCGAATGCGAAAGGATGTTACGATCGCTGCCGCTTCTTCACATTCCTTTCGCTTTCTGCGCTGATCACGCACCTATGAGATTTCACACACAGTTCTTTTACAGAGGGTAGGGTAGAAGATGCAAGTGCAGCATCCGTTCTGACTGATGATCTGAGATGATGAATTAAATTGATAAGTGCATACAGTATATGCCGTTTTCTGCACCCGGAGCGAATAAGCTCAGCCTCAGTTACTATTCGTCATACCGTGGCAAAAGATTCCTTCAGCGTAGCAACTGTGAGCTGCTGCAGGGAAGGGACGACGAGCGTTGCTTCGCCTAGCGTTTCGGGAGAGCCGATGCCTACGCTGCGCATACCGGCGCGGGAAGCGGCCAGGATACCGGCTGCGGCATCCTCGAAGACGACGCATTGTGCGGGAGCGGTGTCCAGGGCCTTCGCACCCAGCAGGAAGACCTCCGGGTCTGGCTTGGCCGCGCTGGTATGCGTGCCGTCAATGATGGCATCGAAGTATGGGGTCAGGCCGGTATTGTTCAAGATGGTCATCGCGTTCTTACTGGCTGAGCCGAGGGCTACCTTGATGCCGGCTGTCCGGCATTCCTTCAGGAAGTCCAGGGCGCCGGGCAGAATCTCCGAGCTGTCCATCTTGGCGATATACCCGACATAGCGGTTATTCTTCTGCTCCGCCAGTCTGGCTTTGTCATCTTCGCTAAGCGTGATACCGCCGATCTCCAACAGGATATTCAGCGAAGCGGCCCGGCTAACGCCCTTGAGCCGCTCGTTATCCTGCTCCGTGAAGACAAATCCAAGCTCCTCGGCCAGCTCCCTCCAAGCAATATAGTGGTACCGGGCAGTATCCACGAGAACGCCGTCCAGATCGAACAGGCAGGCATTGATTTCAGACATGTTTTGAACCTCCTAAAATGATTAGTGAATAAATAGATGTGGGCAACCCGCCAAATGGGCGGAATTCCTGCAAAAGGTGCAACATTCCTGTGCGAATTAGGTCCACGCTGGCGGAAATCCTGCACAAAGTACAACAATGGGTGAGAATTGCGCGCCAAATGGGCGAGAATCCTGCAAAACATGCAACAATTGTCTGCGAATCATGCCCTGGTGGCGGAAATCCTGCAAAAGGTGCAACATTTCTCTGCACAGGAGGGAGGGCTTTAGAGTAGCCTCGAACATCCCAGAGTGTGTATCAGCCCCGGAGCTACAGGCTCTGTATCAATCCCGGAGCCAGCCCCAGGATCAGCGCTAAGGTCAGCCTAGCTCTATCACCAGCCTCCGTTTCAGCGCCGCCATCAGTCCCGGGCTCTATCACCAGTATCGGTCCCGCCGCTAGCACCAGTATCAGCATCACATTAGCACAGGGGAAACGCCGCTGCCGGCAACACTCTTCTATATCAGCGCAAACGTTTGTACAAAGCTCCAAAAAATAAATGAAGCGAAGGTCTGCTTCATTCATTTTCTTGTACATGCCTTACTGTTGCTTCTACATGTCTTAATTTCCCGGAGCATGCATAGAGGACTCCCGTACGATTAGACGGTGGGGAATGACAAAACGGTTGGTATAACCGTCTTGATTATCCGGCTTCTGAATGTTCTGGATCAGCACCTGCGAGGCTGTATAGCCAAGATGATAAATCCCGATATCAATACTGCTGATAGGAGGACTGGACAGCTCGGAGAGCGGGATATTGTTGAAGCTGACAATTGCCAGATCCTCAGGGACCTTGTACTTCAGCTCGTTCAATCCGCGCAGTACCCCGAATGAGACCATATCATCCACCGCGACAAGCGCTGTCGGACGGTTCGGAAGATTCATGAAGAAGGACATCGCCCTATAGCCGCTGTCCTGCAGGAACTCGCCTTCAACGATCCATTCATCCTTCATTTCCAGCCCCTTACCCTGCATGGCCTTGCGGTAACCCTCCAGCCTGTCGCGTGAAACGATAAGGTTCGGCGGGCCGCTGACGAAGCCGATGCGTTCATGTCCCATAGAGATGAGATGATTCGTCGCATCATAGGCGGCCATGATATTATCATTGTCCACTGACAGAATATCCTCGTAGCGGTCGCTCCGTCCAACCAGGACAAAGGGATAACCGCCCGACTGCAGAAAATCGATCACCGTATCGTCTTTACGGGAATACAGCAGAATAACGCCGTCCACACGGCGTCCCTTGAGCAGACGGGAGACAGCTTCAAGCTCCTCCTTCTCGTTCGCCCCGGAACTGATCAGCACATCATAGCCGGAGCGGCTGGACTGAGTGACGATCCCGCGGATTAATTCCATAAAAAACAAATTGGAGAACAGCTCTTCAGCCGGTTTTGGAAGAATGATGCAGATACTGTTAGTGGTCTTGGATACCAGACTTTTGGCCATCATGTTCGGGGTGTAGCCCATTTCTTCCATAATCACTTTGACCTTACGGGAAGTTTCTAAGCTGATTCTGGGATGGCCTGACAACACCCGGGACACTGTGGAGGGAGAGACCCCCGCTTTCTTGGCAACGTCCTTAATGGTAACTGTCATAGAAACCTCCTAATGGAACCGTTTGCTTTACACAGTAATATTAATCGAAGTGGGGATGATTGTAAATAGTGAAACCTCGCATATGGCGCAATCCCCGCAGCTTATGCGTTCCGGGCATCGTGAAGCGTAGTTGCTTAAGCCATTCTGAGTCTGGAATTAATCCAGGATTTGCGCAAATTCGTGCAATTTTCGGGAGGTATTTGTGCAAAAAGTGTGCAAATAGATTGTGGGATTACTAATCAATCTATTGAAAATAAGTAGTTGACAATTACTTTGCCGGGAGATTAGTATGTTAACGAATTGCAGCAAGCGTTTACAAAGCTGATTTTACAGAGATTTAAGGGAGGATCTCTGGTTGATTCCAGCAATCAATACACTACACTCTTTTTTGCAAACGTTTGCGCATGTTTCGTACTGAATCAGATTAATTTGTAGCGTTTTTAACTTTAAGGAAAAGGAGGTTCATATTCATTTAGTCTGGCCTTAAGCGGCCGTACTTACAGCATTTGTCCGTAAGGAGGGAAGAGTAATTATCCCGGCCCTGCGGGCTTAGGCACCATCAAATTCTTGGGGGGATTAACGGATATGAGATTTGCTGTACGGGCTAAGAAAATGTTTACTGTCCTGATGGTTCTCGCTCTGATCTGCTCCGGCCTCGGCATTGGTCCGGCCAGAGTAAGCGCTGCGGCGGTTAAAGCGGTACTTGTTGGCGATCTGCAGACGAAGTTCGCCGGGCTGGACCCGGCGGAGACGAAGGACTGGAACGAGACCTCAACGGTAACGGAGATGACCTATAAGGGGGCGGGCTTGTACATATTCTCAGGCACACTGCCCAAGGGAACCTATGAATACAAGGTAGCTCTTAACGATAGCTGGTCGGAAAACTACGGCTACAGCAGCTATACGAATCCGAATGGAGAGGATGCCGGGGGCAATATCCGGATTTCGTTAACGGAAGAGACCCGTGTGACTTTTTATTATAATGACCTGACTAAGGCTATTGCGGATTCGACGTATTATTCCCCGGTTGCGCCGGAGCGTCTGCCACGGGTTATAGGCAGTGTGCAGACTGCGCTTGGCGATCCGGCTGAGACCTCTCCGGCGGATGCCGGGACGCTGCTTCATGATGCGGATCTGGACGGAGTGTACGAGCAGACTGCGCTGCTGCCGGCAGGTGACTTTACTTACCAGGTTTATCTGCCGGGCGCGGAACCCTCCGCAGGGACGGCTTACCCGGAACCTGCACAGGAGCTTAAGCTGCCTGCGAAGCTTCCGGTAACGTTCCAGTACCGCGTAGCGGACCATAGTGTCTCCGCTCTGTATACCGCTCCTGCCGGAGAAGGTGAGGTACAGCCGGTTCCGGCGGGCCACCTGCGGGTTCATTACTACCGTGCGGACGGCAATTATGCCGATCTGGGCTTGTGGACCTGGGGAGATGTGGCTTCCCCGTCCGCAGACTGGCCGAAGGGTGCGGTCCCCTTCCCGGCGGGACAGACGGATGCCTACGGCGCATATGTCGATCTGCTAGTCAAAGATGGGGCGAAATCGGTCTCCTTCCTCGTGGTTAACCGCATCAGCGGAGTCAAGGAGATGGAGAACGGCGACAAGACCTTCCTGATCGGCACTCCGCAGACCAATGAGGCCTGGATCAAGGAAGGCTCCAATCTGGCGACGCCTTACGAGCCGGTGTCTCTCCCGGAGAATACGGTGCGGATTCATTATTCGCGTGCGGATAACAATCAGAGCCAGTACGGCCTGTGGCTGTGGGACGATGTAGCCTCGCCTTCCGAAGGATGGCCTAAGGGCGCAACTCCGTTCGCACCGGAGCATAAGGATGCTTACGGTGCTTACGTTGACATCCCGCTCAAGGAGAACGCGAAGACGATTAGCTTCATCGTCATGAAGCCTGTAAGCGGTGACAAGGATGGTCCGGCAGGCAATGAGAATAAAAGCTTTACACTGCTGGACCGCTACAATCAGCTATGGGTGAAGGAGAATGATCCGAACGTCTACACTTCTCCTTTCGGCGAGACGCCGATTGGCCTGTTGTCTGCGGAGGTGCTGTCTGCCGGCAAGCTGGTGCTGGGCTTCACTATGACGGACGGGCTGGACCCTGCTGCGCTGAAGGCCGCTATTACCGTGAAGGATGCGGAAGGGACGGCCATTCCGGTCACAGCGGTGACGATTACGGGCGGAGGCACCCTGGAGGTGGCTACTGGTGCTTTTGACCTGGGCAAGATTCCGCTCCGTGTAACTTACGCCGGGACAACGGTATCCGCTTCCACCGGCTGGAGAATGCTCGATGAGATGTACAATTACACCGGGGATGATCTGGGAGCCACGTACCATCAGGACGATCATTCGGCAACGCTGAAGCTGTGGGCGCCGAAGGCAAGCTCTGTAACTGCCGTGGTATATGATGCAGCGGATGCTGACCGCACGGTTGGCCGTGTGGAGCTGACCCTTGGTGAGAAAGGTGTCTGGTCGGCCCGGCTGAGAGCCGCTGATCTCGCAGGTGCACCCGGTGCCGGGGATGTGAGAGGCTTTTACTACCAGTATGAGGTCACGAATGATGCGGTCACCCGGCAGGTGCTTGATCCCTATGCCAAGTCGATGGCGGTGTTCACCGTGAATACGGCGGGGGAAGCAGGCGCAGGCGGCGATACGGTCGGCAAGGCGGCTATTGTTGATCTCACCACAACAAATCCGCCAGATTTCAAGGCGGCAGATATTGCGGGTTATGAAGAGCGGGAGGATGCGGTAATCTATGAGGCCCATATCCGGGACTTCACCTCTGACCCTGCGATTCAGTCCAGTCTGGGCGGGGAGCGTTGGGGCTCTTATGCCGCTTTTGCCAAAAAGCTGGATTATATCAAGTCCCTTGGGGTGACCCATATTCAGCTGCTGCCGGTCATGGCCTGGTATTACGGGGATGAGACGCGGATGGACGAGCGGGAGCCGGATTACTCGGCTCAGGGCAATGAATACAACTGGGGATATGATCCGCACAGCTATTTCTCCCCGGATGGGGCGTATTCCCAGCATCCGGCTGACCCCGAAGTGCGGATCAGAGAGCTGAAGGGCCTGATAGACGCGGTGCATGAGGCCGGAATGGGCGTTATTCTTGACGTGGTCTATACCCATATGGCCAAGAAGGAATTGCTGAACGATATTGTGCCCGGATATTATGCCTTCCAGGATGCGCACGGTAATTTCATTGGCGGCTTCGGCAACAATCTGGCGACCAGCCACAAGATGGCCGAGAAGCTGATGGTGGATTCCGTGAAGTACTGGTTCGAGGAATATAAAATCGACGGGATGCGCTGGGACATGATGGGCGACGCCACAGCAGACGCCGTCCAGGCGGCTTATGACGCTGCGGCTGCTATCAATCCTAAGGCGCTGTTCATCGGCGAAGGCTGGATTACCTTCGGAGGAGATGCGGGTGAGCCTGATCTCAAAGGAAAAGGCGCAGACCAGAAATGGATGGACAAAACGGACAGCGTCGGCGTGTTCTCCGATGAATTCCGCAACGAGCTGAAATCGGGCTTCGGCTCGGAAGGAGAGCCGCGCTTCATTACCGGCGGTGCGCGTGATCTGAATACGATCCTAAATAATATCAAGGCCCAGCCATCCAATGTTCCGGCGGATGATCCGGGCGATATGGTGCCTTATATCGAGGCGCATGACAATCTGACACTGCATGATGTGATTGCCTTAACGCTCCGTAAGAATCCGCAAATTGCGGAGAATGAGCTGGAAATCCAGAAGCGGATCAGGCTTGGCAATCTGCTGCTGCTGACTTCACAAGGAACAGCCTTTCTTCATGCAGGACAGGAATACGGGCGCACGAAGCAGTGGATGGCGGCAGGCGTTCCCGAGCAGAAATATACTGAGGTCCGGGATGCCGGGGACCAGTCGGTCAGTTATTTCATCCACGATTCCTACGATTCGTCTGATAGCGTGAATAAGTTCGACTGGGCTGCAGCAACGGATGCAGTGAAGCATCCGGTACAGAATGAGACCAGAGCCTATACGGCCGGACTGATCCAGCTCAGGAAATCGACCAATGCCTTCCGGCTTGGCGATATAGGGCTGGTGAATGCCAATGTCAAGCTGATCCAGGCTCCGGAAATGAAGGCGCAGGATCTGGTCATCGGCTACTCCAGCAAGGCTACGGATGGAACAGGCATCTATTATGTCCTCATGAACGGCGATAGCAAGGCGAGAACGCTGACTTTGCCGGAGGATCTGTCCGGGGCAGAAGTGCTTGCCGACAGCGATCAGGCCGGAACACAAGCGATTGCTCCGGCGGAGCAGAGCGGCTTCCGCGTGAACGCTGAAACGATTACGATCGACCCGCTTACCTCGGTGATCCTGCGCAAGGAGGCACCGGCAGCGGTGTTAACCAAGCTGGCAGCCGACAAGTCTGCCTATACACTGCAGGCGGGCGGCACACATCAGGCCAAGGTGACTGCCACCTACGATGACGGAGCCTCAAGCACCGTTACCGCCAAGGCGCAGTATGTATCGGATAAGCCGGAGATTGTCACTGTTACGAGCAAAGGTCTGATCAAGGGATTGAAGGCAGGCTCGGCTACCCTAACGATTACGTATGGCGGCTTGTCCGTTCAAGTCGCGGTTGAAGTCACCGCTCCTCCGGCGGACAGCAAGCGGTATGTGCAGTTCACCTACACTCGTCCTGACAAGGACTACAAGGATTGGAGTGTATGGCTGTGGTATACCGGAGCCACTGACGGCGAGGTTAAGCTGCCGGAGCCTGAAGAAGGTTCCGCAAGCTCCAGCGTGCTAATCGAGGTGGGCAAGGAGGCCACCCGGGTAGGCTTCGTGCTGATCAAAGGCCTGGACTGGGCAGACAATAAACAGGATATAGCGGAGGACCGCTATATTGAGCTGGCGCCGGGCGAGCTTTTCACCAAAGTCTATGTCACCAGCATGGTTCAGGAGCTTAACGTGATGCCGGCTATCCGTGGTCCGCTCCTGCAAGGAGAAGCTGTAACGTTCCTCTACCGGGATGACGAGCTGTTCCGCAGCGGGGATATGTCGGCCATTACGGAAATGAAGGTGAAGGTGAACGGAACCGAATATCCGATGACGTATGATCCGGCCAAGGAGTGGTTCAGCTACCGGCTGGAAGGACTTCAGGAGGGTACTTATAAATATAGCTTCCTGGTTACTAAGGATGGTGTGACCCGCGAGCTGACGGACCCGCACAATACGGTGGACGGCGAATCGGTGATCCGCTACCACAAGCCGGAGGTGCAGATTACAGCAGAAGTCAGCCCGCCTGCGGTGAATTTCAATGAGAACGCTGTGATTACGGTAAAAGCAGCCTCTGCGGAGGAAGTGTCCTACACGGATGCTTATCTCGATCTTACTGAACTGGGCGGACCTGCCAAGGTCAAGCTCGATACCGGGCTGATGCAGCAGACCGTGTCGGTGAAGCAGGATGTAACGGCCGGACTTAAGGAGATTCCCGTGGTCCTGGTGGACCAGTACGGCAATGTGCACCGGCAGACGGCTGAGATAGAAGTTAAGGCCAGAACGTATAGCGGCGCGAAAGCGGATTTTGACTGGGATGAGGCACGGATCTACTTCGCACTGACTGACCGCTTCAAGGACGGCGACCCTGATAACAATGAGAATGTGGACACAACCCATCCTGAAGCGTATCACGGCGGCGATTTCAGAGGGATGATCGATAATCTCGATTACCTGAAGGAGCTGGGCATCAACACACTCTGGATTACACCGGTTGTCGATAATATCGATTTCAACCAAGGGGTAAGCTTCGGCGGCAAGCAGTATGCCTACCACGGGTATTGGGCGAAGGATTTCACCAAGCTTGATGAGCATCTGGGTGATATGGATACCTTCAAGGAGCTGATTGACAAGGCGCATGACCGTGGCATCAAAATCATGGTCGATGTCGTGCTGAATCATACCGGCTACGGGCTGAAGGAGAGCGACGAACAGTCTGGAGTGACGGCAGAGGACAAGGCGCGCTTTGCAGGTATGCTACGTACAGACGGAGTACAGGCAGACAAGGATGTCATCCGGGGCGAACTGAGCGGGCTCCCGGACTTCCGCACCGAAGATCCTGCAGTCCGCGAGAAGCTGATCGCCTGGCAGACCGGTTGGCTGGATAATGCACGTACAGAGCGCGGAGATACGATTGACTATTTCCGGGTAGATACGGTTAAGCATGTGGAGGATACGACCTGGAAAGCGTTCAAAAACGCGCTGACCACGATTGATCCAAGCTTCAAGCTGGTGGGCGAATACTTCGGCGGAACCGCCGATAATGACGGGGGGACGCTGCAGAGCGGCCAGATGGACGGGCTGCTGGACTTCGGCTTCAAGGAGCAGGCGAAGCGGTTCGCCGGCGGGTCCATTACCGCTGTCGATGCCTATCTCCAGGAGCGTGAAGCGAAGATCAGCAACACCCGCATGATGGCGCAGTTCCTGAGCAGCCATGATGAAGACGGCTTCCTGTCCGAATACGTGGACGGGGACAAAGGCAAGCTCAAGGTTGCCGCCGCCCTGCAGATTACAGCCAAAGGCCAGCCAGTTGTCTATTACGGCGAAGAACTGGGCCGCTCAGGCAAGAATGCGGGCAATATGGCTGAGGGAGAGTTCAGCAGGAACCGCGGGGATATGCCGTGGGATCAGCTTGCCGCTGAGCAGGGGCTTCGCGATCACTACAAGAAGCTGTTGAATATCCGTGCGAATTATTCTGAAGTGTATGCCAGAGGAACCCGCAGCTGGCTGGCAGGTAATGATGAGTCCGGGTATTTAGCCTTCAACAAGCAGTATGGCAAAACGAATATTGTGACGGTTATCAACAGCAAGGCGGAAGGTCTGAACGTGGAGATTCCTGTTCCGTATGCCCCTCTGTCAGCAGTGAAGGATGAATATAGCGGCAAGGAGTATACGGTATCTGCTGCCGGGAAGGTTAGCATTGATCTGCCGGGCAGAGATGCTGGCGGTACGGTCATTCTGTCGGCGAAATCCGAGGTGGTGGTGCCGACGCCAACGCCAACGCCAACACCGGCGCCAACAGCAACAGCAACGCCAGCACCGGTGGTAGACTCCGGGAGTACTCCGGTGACAACACCTTCGCCTAGCGCTGCTGCGGTTCCGGGAGATACCCAGGAGATCAGTGAAGCGCAGCTCAGTGCAGCCAAGGACGGCCGATTGGAGCTGCGTCTGGAAGCGGGCAAGACAGCGGTACTGCTCCCGCTCGGGGCAGCCAGTTTACTGGGCAAGAATGAGCTGGTCATACGCTCGGAGGAGATGTCTGTTACGCTCCCGAGTGCAGTACTGGCCGATGCTGGTAACAGGGTTCAAGGAGCGGATGCAGCAGGATCGCGGATTCTGCTGGAGCTTCGTCCGCTGAGTCCGGATGCGGTACAGGAGGAGGTCCGCAGGCTCAGTACAGAGAACAGATTAGCAAGTGCGGAATCTGGAATCTTCGAGCTAAAGCTGCAATTGATCAAGCAGGACGGCACGCGCCTGCCTGTTAGCTTATTCAAGCAGCCTGTAACCTTAACGCTGAAGCTTACAGGCCAGCCGGTGAAGGATTGGACAGGTGTATTTAGTCTGGAGGATGGCGGTGCGCTTCGGTACATGGGGGGAGCAGTCCAGACGGACGGTTCCTACACGGCGGCAGTTACACAATCCGGCAGGTACGCAGTGCTTGAGGTGCATACCTTATTCAAGGATGTACCGGTCACCCACTGGGCTTCTGCTGCAATTACATCGCTTGCTGCGAAGCAAGTCGTTACCGGAGTGAACGCTGAGGCCTTTGAACCGGCCCGGAAGGTGACACGTGCGGAGTTTACGGCACTGCTGATGCGGGCCTTGGGACAGTCCGGTCAAGGGCAGACAACGTTCGAGGATGTCCGTCCGGGTGCGTGGTACGCCTCTTATGTAGAGGCAGCTGCAAGCTTGGGCATCGTCAGTGGACGCAGCCGCAGCTCCTTTGCGCCGGATGCGGCCATAAGCCGTGAGGAGATGGCTGTGATGGCTGTCCGTGCCCTGGAGTTCAAGCAGGGAGAGAAGCTGGCAATGGCTGCGCCACCGGCCGGGTATGCAGATGCTTCCGGCATTCGTGAATGGGCGAAGGCTTATGTCAATGCCGCTACAGCCTTGAAGCTTGTAGAGGGCAGAGAGCAGCGGCAGTTCATTCCGCAGGGGCTGCTGACGCGTGCAGAGAGCGCGCAGGTGATCTATAACCTGCTTCGCCAGTAAGCCTGTATAAGTCGGATTCATAACGAAACAGGGTATTCCGCCAGCCTGACGGCTTCTGCGGAATACCCTGTTTGTGTTGCCGGTAATTGCCGGTGTATGGTGTATTCGGTAGAAATAAACCTCCAGCTGGTTAGCTTTCATCTTCCGCCAAATGCATTTTATCGGCCTGGATTGTGTTTGGAGCATACGTTGACTAACCAATTGCATTTCGTACACTAGAAACCTCCGAATTGGCCGTTAAATCGGACGCTATTGTAGTTCGTACATTTGCCCTCGTTCAAGCGTATACAGCAGATCCAATCCATAAATTTATACCTGACAATACCTTAGGACATCTGGGCCTGAAGTACAGCGAAGCCGTATGCCGGCAGCCGCAGTGACAGCTTGCCTCGTTCGGCGCGGAGCGCTTCGCCGGTCCAGAGATTCTCCCAATTGCGTTCCTGAACATCCAGCCGGAAGGTCTGCACCGTCTCCTCCGTATTGATCAGCACGATGATCAGATCATCGTCCAGACTGCGCTCGTAGGCCAGCTTACTGCCCCCGGCTCCGGCTTCAAGGAAGGTGAAACGTCCGGTACGCAGCGCCGGGTGGCTGCCGCGGATCTCAATCAGCTTACGGTAAAAGTTGAACAAATCGCGGTCCTGCTTCTCCGGGTCCCACTCCATGCATTTCCGGCAATCCGGGTCTCCCCCGCCATCCATTCCGATCTCGTCCCCGTAGTAAATGCAGGGCGTGCCCATGAAGGTGAACTGGAACAGCGCAGCCAGCTTCATGACATTCTTATCACCCTCTGCCACAGTCAGTAGCCGCGCAGTATCATGGCTGTCGAGCAGATTGAAGGCAACCTCGCTGGCCTGGAGCGGGTAACGGGACAGCTGTCTGCCGATCGAATGGGCGAAGCCTTCCGCATCCAGCGTTCCGTAGACGAAGAAGTCAAGCACCGCATCCGTGAACGGGTAGTTCATGACGGCATCGAATTTGTCGCCTTCCAGCCAAGGAGC is a window of Paenibacillus sp. FSL H3-0469 DNA encoding:
- the pgmB gene encoding beta-phosphoglucomutase, coding for MSEINACLFDLDGVLVDTARYHYIAWRELAEELGFVFTEQDNERLKGVSRAASLNILLEIGGITLSEDDKARLAEQKNNRYVGYIAKMDSSEILPGALDFLKECRTAGIKVALGSASKNAMTILNNTGLTPYFDAIIDGTHTSAAKPDPEVFLLGAKALDTAPAQCVVFEDAAAGILAASRAGMRSVGIGSPETLGEATLVVPSLQQLTVATLKESFATV
- a CDS encoding LacI family DNA-binding transcriptional regulator — its product is MTVTIKDVAKKAGVSPSTVSRVLSGHPRISLETSRKVKVIMEEMGYTPNMMAKSLVSKTTNSICIILPKPAEELFSNLFFMELIRGIVTQSSRSGYDVLISSGANEKEELEAVSRLLKGRRVDGVILLYSRKDDTVIDFLQSGGYPFVLVGRSDRYEDILSVDNDNIMAAYDATNHLISMGHERIGFVSGPPNLIVSRDRLEGYRKAMQGKGLEMKDEWIVEGEFLQDSGYRAMSFFMNLPNRPTALVAVDDMVSFGVLRGLNELKYKVPEDLAIVSFNNIPLSELSSPPISSIDIGIYHLGYTASQVLIQNIQKPDNQDGYTNRFVIPHRLIVRESSMHAPGN
- a CDS encoding pullulanase; amino-acid sequence: MRFAVRAKKMFTVLMVLALICSGLGIGPARVSAAAVKAVLVGDLQTKFAGLDPAETKDWNETSTVTEMTYKGAGLYIFSGTLPKGTYEYKVALNDSWSENYGYSSYTNPNGEDAGGNIRISLTEETRVTFYYNDLTKAIADSTYYSPVAPERLPRVIGSVQTALGDPAETSPADAGTLLHDADLDGVYEQTALLPAGDFTYQVYLPGAEPSAGTAYPEPAQELKLPAKLPVTFQYRVADHSVSALYTAPAGEGEVQPVPAGHLRVHYYRADGNYADLGLWTWGDVASPSADWPKGAVPFPAGQTDAYGAYVDLLVKDGAKSVSFLVVNRISGVKEMENGDKTFLIGTPQTNEAWIKEGSNLATPYEPVSLPENTVRIHYSRADNNQSQYGLWLWDDVASPSEGWPKGATPFAPEHKDAYGAYVDIPLKENAKTISFIVMKPVSGDKDGPAGNENKSFTLLDRYNQLWVKENDPNVYTSPFGETPIGLLSAEVLSAGKLVLGFTMTDGLDPAALKAAITVKDAEGTAIPVTAVTITGGGTLEVATGAFDLGKIPLRVTYAGTTVSASTGWRMLDEMYNYTGDDLGATYHQDDHSATLKLWAPKASSVTAVVYDAADADRTVGRVELTLGEKGVWSARLRAADLAGAPGAGDVRGFYYQYEVTNDAVTRQVLDPYAKSMAVFTVNTAGEAGAGGDTVGKAAIVDLTTTNPPDFKAADIAGYEEREDAVIYEAHIRDFTSDPAIQSSLGGERWGSYAAFAKKLDYIKSLGVTHIQLLPVMAWYYGDETRMDEREPDYSAQGNEYNWGYDPHSYFSPDGAYSQHPADPEVRIRELKGLIDAVHEAGMGVILDVVYTHMAKKELLNDIVPGYYAFQDAHGNFIGGFGNNLATSHKMAEKLMVDSVKYWFEEYKIDGMRWDMMGDATADAVQAAYDAAAAINPKALFIGEGWITFGGDAGEPDLKGKGADQKWMDKTDSVGVFSDEFRNELKSGFGSEGEPRFITGGARDLNTILNNIKAQPSNVPADDPGDMVPYIEAHDNLTLHDVIALTLRKNPQIAENELEIQKRIRLGNLLLLTSQGTAFLHAGQEYGRTKQWMAAGVPEQKYTEVRDAGDQSVSYFIHDSYDSSDSVNKFDWAAATDAVKHPVQNETRAYTAGLIQLRKSTNAFRLGDIGLVNANVKLIQAPEMKAQDLVIGYSSKATDGTGIYYVLMNGDSKARTLTLPEDLSGAEVLADSDQAGTQAIAPAEQSGFRVNAETITIDPLTSVILRKEAPAAVLTKLAADKSAYTLQAGGTHQAKVTATYDDGASSTVTAKAQYVSDKPEIVTVTSKGLIKGLKAGSATLTITYGGLSVQVAVEVTAPPADSKRYVQFTYTRPDKDYKDWSVWLWYTGATDGEVKLPEPEEGSASSSVLIEVGKEATRVGFVLIKGLDWADNKQDIAEDRYIELAPGELFTKVYVTSMVQELNVMPAIRGPLLQGEAVTFLYRDDELFRSGDMSAITEMKVKVNGTEYPMTYDPAKEWFSYRLEGLQEGTYKYSFLVTKDGVTRELTDPHNTVDGESVIRYHKPEVQITAEVSPPAVNFNENAVITVKAASAEEVSYTDAYLDLTELGGPAKVKLDTGLMQQTVSVKQDVTAGLKEIPVVLVDQYGNVHRQTAEIEVKARTYSGAKADFDWDEARIYFALTDRFKDGDPDNNENVDTTHPEAYHGGDFRGMIDNLDYLKELGINTLWITPVVDNIDFNQGVSFGGKQYAYHGYWAKDFTKLDEHLGDMDTFKELIDKAHDRGIKIMVDVVLNHTGYGLKESDEQSGVTAEDKARFAGMLRTDGVQADKDVIRGELSGLPDFRTEDPAVREKLIAWQTGWLDNARTERGDTIDYFRVDTVKHVEDTTWKAFKNALTTIDPSFKLVGEYFGGTADNDGGTLQSGQMDGLLDFGFKEQAKRFAGGSITAVDAYLQEREAKISNTRMMAQFLSSHDEDGFLSEYVDGDKGKLKVAAALQITAKGQPVVYYGEELGRSGKNAGNMAEGEFSRNRGDMPWDQLAAEQGLRDHYKKLLNIRANYSEVYARGTRSWLAGNDESGYLAFNKQYGKTNIVTVINSKAEGLNVEIPVPYAPLSAVKDEYSGKEYTVSAAGKVSIDLPGRDAGGTVILSAKSEVVVPTPTPTPTPAPTATATPAPVVDSGSTPVTTPSPSAAAVPGDTQEISEAQLSAAKDGRLELRLEAGKTAVLLPLGAASLLGKNELVIRSEEMSVTLPSAVLADAGNRVQGADAAGSRILLELRPLSPDAVQEEVRRLSTENRLASAESGIFELKLQLIKQDGTRLPVSLFKQPVTLTLKLTGQPVKDWTGVFSLEDGGALRYMGGAVQTDGSYTAAVTQSGRYAVLEVHTLFKDVPVTHWASAAITSLAAKQVVTGVNAEAFEPARKVTRAEFTALLMRALGQSGQGQTTFEDVRPGAWYASYVEAAASLGIVSGRSRSSFAPDAAISREEMAVMAVRALEFKQGEKLAMAAPPAGYADASGIREWAKAYVNAATALKLVEGREQRQFIPQGLLTRAESAQVIYNLLRQ